Genomic DNA from Sphaerodactylus townsendi isolate TG3544 linkage group LG14, MPM_Stown_v2.3, whole genome shotgun sequence:
acccacccGCCCCCGAGACCCCTCCCCACCCAGGCCGGCCGGGCTGCTGCAGCCTCCGCGGGGCAAGgcgcagccccccgccccccttgcgCGCCCCGGGCCCTCTTTGCTTGCCTGCGCGCGGGGCGTGCGTGCCTGTGCCTGCTGGCCTGCGGCGGGGGCGCCCGGGGGcacgcggcggcggcggtggttgCAGAGGCGCCGCGGGCTGCGTGGAGTCGTGgcacttctctccctccctcgcgGAGGCAGGCGGCTCGCCTTCCCCGCCCCTCGCCCGGGATGGGCCTTGGAGCCGGGCCCAGAGCGCCGCGCCGAGGGGGCTGCCGGCCGGCTGGCCGGCTCCaagggcaggcgggcgggcgtgGGGAGCGCCACGGGGCGGGCAGGCGGGGCGCGCCACGTGCGCTTCGTGCGCCGGCTGGGCGGCCTGCGGGACCGGCGCGGGGCTGCGGGGGGGAGGAGATGATGTGGTGAACCTGCAGaaggagttgggggagggggcaaagagaGACCTATTTTTAATGCAGCTGTTTAATTCAACGGCTTTAATGCAGCCGCTTCGATGCAACTGTTCAccgttgcaaaaaaaaaaaatatatatagcctgcagtcctgtgcagagttactccggCCCAAACCCGTTGAAGCGGCGGCGTTGACTGGAGCAACTCGCCCTAGGATTGCGCTGTCACTTTGCTCTTTAGGTGCCCAAAGAAGTTTTCAAAGGCGGCGCTTCCACCCCACAAGAAGTTTTAAGGGCACCCCACTGGCACATCCCGTTCCCTTTGGCTCAAAGGCATGGGTGCCTTCGGCGCCCTTCCTTTATTGCCCTTCCTAGCCCCCAATCCGGCCTGTCAACATGATAAAAGGCGGTGGGCTCTCAGCTTAGAGAAAATAGGGGGGAGGGATAAGGAgagccccacccctcacccctggAATGAGACTGCTCCAAAAGCAGAATAGAGCAAGGGTGGAAGAAGAATGCAGAAAGCGAAAGGAAATGAAGTTACGCACTTCTAAAACCTGGATTTAGAAGCACACAGCTGTTtcccaggattgcactgctggCTGACCGtgctgtggggataaaatagagaagggggATATTTATTCCCGTTTCAGCCTATCACAGGTAAAATGGGAAGGGTTTTTCAAAACAGTTAAGAGTGTGGGTGAGAGGTGCTAAAATCTGTCCCTTATGATAGTACCATGGATCTTGCTACTCCGGATGATCAGCCGTGTTAGTTTgtggtagcaaaataaaacaggagttcaGTGTCACCTTGGAGGCTGGTACAATTTATTACTCCAAAGTGTTACTCTGGCttattcttttttccttcagaTCCTAGCGAGACGCTGATCGCTTTACCACTCTGGCTAAATTGCGGTTCCACCTTTCCTGACTGAAGAGCATCCCGTTCCAAGATCGGAGGGGGATTCTTGGCTAACAAGCCAACATTCTTTTGGTGAATCCTTGAAACCCATCCAGCAATATATTGGGCAAAACTAAAGGGAGGCTCATATGCAGTAAGAAGGCAATCCAATTCTATCGACCGCAGCTGAAGCGAGGAACAACATTCTCACAAAGGCTGGAGAGCTGGATGCAGAAACACTCAGACAAAAGGCTGGAGAAGGTGCCCCAGAACAAATTTATTGTAGCTCACCCGATTTcttttcaaaggggttttcacaggcagtaaaataataaaacatacctGAACAGAGCTTTCCAGTGGCTAACATAGATTTTCAATGCAAAAAGGATCTTGACTCCACAGTtcaactcatttttttttaacaagagaGAATGAGTAGATGGCACAATATAAGGGAACAGTCCAGGAAGGTACCTTTATAAAGGGAATGGGATTATGGGCTATTGCAGTGTTTATGTAGTTATGCCATTTATTCTGTCCTGTCTTCTGCCTTTGTTATCCACTTTAATAACTGCTTATATTTCAAGCTTTAGATAATCTTCCATTTGTTTGCTTTCGCATTTGTTTTCAAGTCATCACCCCTTTGTACAACTTACTGATGTCTCATTCTccctagctgcattttaaaaatattttgtaatctgaCATGAATTTTAGTAAagaaggcaggttataaatgaagtaaataaatgtggACAGTGTTATGCATCTGCGTTATTCAAAACATCTCATAACAATAAAATGGTAAAACTAACATAAagactgtaaaaaaacaaaagccGCAAACATTTTTTCCAGCAAATTGCTTTTAAAGATGTGAATTCTAAACTGTTAACTTTGCAGTTTAAAATTACATGAAGTATTCTCTCACCGCAAGTAGGATactaccagtggcgtagcaccaacgggataggggggggggcatgatgtcCCGGGTGAAGCTGTGACGGAGGCATAGCCAGACTGcagagggggggggctgttccGGGGCAGGGGGCGCTGCcgtggcagaggcgcagggtgTGTGCGTGCCTCgggcggagtttccccttgctccacctttACACACAAGCCACTTGTGTGTAATGAATTAACATTTAGCAAATTGCTTCCTTGAAAGCTTACATATAGAATAGCTGTCAATATACCTATACTCTCTTGTGGTTATCACCTGAATGATATTAACTAAGCAAATACAAACTCCCTGTCTTTTTAAAAGGACTCTACCCACATAGCACTCCATCTTCCTAAACCTTAGAAGACACAAAAAGATCCTACTAAAATATACTAGTGGGGAATGTAATCACCAACAGTAATGCTAGAAAAGAAATCTCTAAAAAAACAAGCCACAGGATATAAGAATGAGTAGAATTCCAGTTTCACTAGGATGTTCTTGCCTGTGTTATATGAGCAGCCCCATGATTTGGGCCATTAGGTTACCATTATTTACAGAGATGCTCTACCAGGATTACAGTTGAAGAAAGCAGTGGGTTCACATCTATGGAATCTTATTAACTCACCTTTAGTCTACCTTCCTTCATCCCTCTTTTACCAGTCTCTGGTATcttcttttctgtgtttttttttcaggctgAGCTTGCCAATATtttcccatgctgcctgaaatACAACCTGGACATTTCTGTACCTTGAAACACCATTATTTCAGAGTTGTAACTTGcttgtgttttatattttgtcCTTTGTTGTTATTGaagatttgttgtatttttgttgtaaaccacctGCTTGGGTAGGTTACAAATTTCCACTGCCTAAAAGGGAAAGTTCCTTCaaacttaagttggaggaaggcttcaaattttGAAGAGCTGTCAGACAGATACTGAACTGCCTGTTACCGTAATGTTTTTCCATTCATTTTCCCCCAAAGATCTGGTTACTTTACTCACATATAATTTATTGCATGGACAATGGATAACAATCACATGAGTATTCCAGCATTATTTGGGGGGGATTGGTTTCTTTGGTAGTGAGCTTGCAATATATAAAGTGTCTGTGGAAATGACCCTCTGGGAGGCAGACAAATTGTTGAGCACAATGCTGTTTCCCTCATTTTGGTAGTCTTAATAAAAGATATCAGATGGCTTTTGTTCTCGAACTAATATAGCAAGGCATCACTTTGCACTGGACACATTCCAATTTGTTGACATCTCTCCTGGTGTCCTAGACCTACACTCAATAGTCCAAATGAGATCCGACGTGAACATAATAGAATGGAAATTACTTCCCATGTTCTGAATGAAGTGCTTCTAtcagtctttttttgttttgtttttgcaggcACTGTTGGGCTGACTCAAATTCACACGCAGGCCTGAAATCCTTTTGCCATATACTACAGCAGAGTCATGTATTTCCAAACTTTGTAACTGAGTTACAATTATTCTTTTAGCCTAAATATGGGACTTTTGAGTCTTTTTTTACACCCACAGTAGACGGGGTCTTTTTTGTCATCTTCTCACAAGATGACCCCTGTGGggtcactgtaaatcagctgttactGAAGGCAAACAAACAGACTTGTGAAATACACCTCAGGAAAGTCACTTTCTTGCCTCCTCTACTTCGCAGCACTGTTGGAAAGATCAAACGTTGAGAGGAGGGGCCACATATGGCATATCCATACCTGATAATTTGGCCCAATATCTTTCAAAATTTGTCTTACTGATCTGGGGGGGAGAAGGGTGTTGTCAagatgatttatggtgaccccgtagggttttcgaggcaagagacattcaaagttggtttgccattggctgcctctgcaatACAACActgatattctttggaggtctcccatccaaatacttgccaaggtcaaccctgcttagcttctgaggtctgatgagatcaggttaaccTGGGCTACTGaagtaaaaattaaaaagtgacaGTGACAGTTAAAATggtatttgtattgtcaaaggctttcacggtcggattcaactggttgtggtgggttttccgggctgtgtggccatggtcaggtagatcttgttcccaacgtttcgtctgcatctgtggctggcatctttggaggtgtatcacagagggaagtctgttacacactgtgtccagcgtGCACACAGTGTGTAACGCAGCCCGgggaacccacaacaaccaacaaagTGGTATTTGTTCTTTTGAGTATTGCAGACTGTGCATTCTAAGTTGGCTGCTAAACTAGCCATCCATATTTCCAAACAGAAATGATCAATGTCAGAACAGTTTTGCAACCCTCTAAAAAAAAGCATCTTcaaaggtatatcacagagagatagcacacttctgtctgtgataaacctctgaagatgccggccacagatgcaggtgaaacgttaggaacaagatctaccagaccatggccacacagcccggaaaacccaccataaccagaaCAAAGGAATACTTTGCTATTTGTGAAACTTGTTTCTTTCAGGAATACTGAGGCGATTGCATGAAACTGTTTATTTCAAGCCATGGTGATAAGTTTTAAGTGGCTGATCCTCTATCCAAGTGTTGCTTAAATGAATATGTAACACCACTCCAAGAGACACAAAGCGCACTGCTCTGCCTGAAAGCTGTTGGCTCCATAACAGGACTTCAGCCATTTTTGAAATGGAGCACATTCCTTCTTTAAGAGCAGGAACTGGCCCAGGAGGATATATGcctggaagagaggaaaacagaATTAGTGCCATTTTCCCTAGAGATGAAGCAATCACTGCTGCCTCTATCCCATGTTTGAGGTCAGTGTGGTGGTTTTTATCATGTAATGCTGATTGGTCCAAAGTGATCAGAGGCCAAATTCACACTAGTATGTGGGTGATGGTAATGGAAAATACCGTTAGGTCGCAATTGACTTTTTATAAGtcaattgtattgtattgtattatttgatttgtataccgccctcccccgaagggctcagggcggtgaacaacaacagcaaacatcagtaaccTCAACATTAAGCAacaaaacattcaataaacacaGGATCAATAAAcccaacattataaacatagaattataaacaagaacatcaataatcataacgtcataagctataaggcaacaataatcatagcagcatatataatcaacagagatagacataataagcatagatggtgactttcccattctgtagcCTAATGTATACCCCATATTTCTGCCCTCATagggtagggcaggggtggccaacctatggcaccccagatgtccatggactgcaattcccaattggccatgctggcaggggctgatgggaattgcagtccatgaacatctggtgtgacACAGGTTGGCTGCCCCCGGGGTAGGGTATTTACCACAGCCTTGAAAATAGCAACTTGCCAGCTCTGCTCCGGCAGACACAACAGAATTTCCAAAAGAGCCTCAGATGAGGAGGTGGCTCACATGGCCGGTTCTGAGGGACCTTTCTTGGTCTGCAGGGGCTCCTGGCAGTATAGACGAGACTGACCATtcctggttttcaaggcaagagactgagatggtttgcagttgcctgcctctgtgtcatggtcctggacttccttggtggtctcccactcaagTACCACTcaaagccaaccctgcttagcttatgcgATCTGATGAGACTACATAGGGAAGCCGCTGATGACCACAAACACCAGCAGTTATCTAAAAGAAAGAAGTGTCTGAAAAATCAACAAAGCCTGGTTACCggtactaaaaaaaaaacaccaaataccAGAGACATTTACATGCAGCTGCAAATGAACACCAtccagacacatgctaatgcaattGCAAAAGCAATTGAAAACGTGGTTGCAAATGCAATAGTAAGTATAACTGTAAATGTAGTCCACTATGACACATACAATGAGCCTTATCCTCACTGTGAggtagacaaaacatataccccaccacactgCTATGGAGAaaaacatatcttactgtgatatgcctctgaagatgcaagccatagatgcggacaaaacattaggagcaaaaactaccagacaatggccacacagtccagaaaacccacaacaggcatgattctggccatgaaagccttcaacaatctaaTCGTCATGTTTAAATTACAGCCATTATAAACAAAACAGGTTACttccactttggccccttccgcacat
This window encodes:
- the BANF2 gene encoding barrier-to-autointegration factor-like protein, which produces MSHSFQTMAIRTRKFQDFVCEPIGEKPVTAIEGINEELGAKLAAKGFDKAYILLGQFLLLKKECAPFQKWLKSCYGANSFQAEQCALCLLEWCYIFI